DNA sequence from the Puntigrus tetrazona isolate hp1 chromosome 2, ASM1883169v1, whole genome shotgun sequence genome:
TTTCAGCACAATCTCGTACCTAAAAtaccaaaaaacacacagtgtGAGGCCAGCTCACTTACAGCTCATATGTGATTCTGTCAagcatgtattttgttttactctGGCTGTGGCCGTGGGTCAGTGAGGTCATCAAAATGCGCTCCCTCGGTTACTTCATCCTCGTCCCAGATGTTTTTGCTGTTCTTTTTCACATAGGCAGTGCTACCTAAAGGGAAGAGAGATAAGGATACTTTGATATTCTCTAAGGTGTGCACAAAAATGTGCAGCATGACAATagaaaaacatgacaatttTTAACCAATTCAAAGAAATTATATAACAGTTTGAAAtagtgaaaattatttttataatgtaaataaaataaaaacgtatgaAATCATCTATTACATGTGTATTATTCTACCTATTTATACAAGAAAACGTTTAAATATGCTTCATACGATCTATATTTCTCTCATTATGCACAGTATATTACattattctatatttatgtattgtacgttattatattttatcattctgtgctttaaatacagtataccctctttgttgttttttcctgaAGGTGCAGCAGGAGAGCCGATATGTCCAGGGCCCATCCTAGCCACGGGCTTtacttgcttaaaaaaaaaaaagaaagaaaaaaggataaTGGTTTAGCGACTTaagttacattttgaataaaagtcATACAGTCGATAGTGTAAAACAGCGCTTGTTAGAGGCTCAAACCTGGAGATCTTCTTCCTCATCCTCGTTGTTTGGAGAGAGCAGAACAGACAGGGCCTGGAGGTCATTCACGGACGCGAGACCCTCCATCTCAATCATTCGTTAATTTTGGACTGTAAGCTAAAGGTGAGTTTTCTTTAAACTTTCTTTACGCTTAGTTTGTAAAGCGTCGCCGCGCTGCTCTTCCGGGAACTTTGTTTAGTGTTTCCATGGTAACCGCACGCGGCGTTTTATTACATGTATAGCGTCGAAAAACGTACAAAATCACCGTTGATGCAAAACATTTTAGGtattgtacaatatatatattgataaaggataattttgccattttttgcaTTACCAAGTGTCAGACAGCAGATGGCAGACATAAACTACACGTAaagaataaataagtaaaacatgTATGTCTGGTTTAGTACAGCTTTTCTAAAGTGAGCAAACTGACCATATTTGTGTATACACATATGGATTTACCTGCGCttttctctcaaaaaaaaaaaaacccaaaaacaacgAAAAATGTATAGCATTAAGAAGTTTACCTGCACCTTCTGTTTGTACAGCTACATCCAACCACTAGGGGGTGGAGTTGGTTTACCATTGGCAGGCctacaaaaataaagttgaGACTTTTTTTGTGATCAGCAGAAATGTACAGATGCTGTTGGATTAATGCTTCTTATAAATGTCAAGGAAAGCAGACCATTAATTTGTTCAGAATCATCTCtttgaaatactttttgtatgccagtcaaataatgagaagtCATCACTTGAGGCCAGTggtattaattttgaaaaaagatGTTGAGCTGAtcacgactctttatcactcaACCTGAGTATCTGCAGAGATAAAATTACTTTCACTcacttttccactttttttttttcaaatctttatATCCTCAAGTGTACTAATCCCAGTACTTTCAAAACATAATTGAAGattatttaaaggggtcatgacatgcgtttttttatttttaatatttgaatgtttcctgaggtttacatataattttagttaagcttttggagaaaaaaaagaatatgtatatattaaccTTTATCTGAAATGACCTGTTGTAAGGGGCCTGTCAgtaatcgtttttttttccaaacaagcGGTTTTCTGAGGGTTAGCACACAAATGATTTTAGGTTTATAGGGACATTTTGAGTTTTTTAAACTTGCAGGATGTAATCAGCAAAAAGATTAAGGCAAATTTGCTTTCTCGTGTCAGGATTTctttaagaaatgtaatttttaataaaaaaatctccagAGCCGTGTCTATTAGCCCGCATCAGTCAGGGAAACcgattgtgtgtgtatgtgtctgtaaGCACGTGTGGAGGTTGACTAAGTCATTGTCACAGCTGAATTTGTTGCCTGCAGCACTTATAGGGGGATCTGTCAAGCTAGTTATCAGTATTCCATTCATGTAGTTTCTCTCCCCACTTccatatttttctctctctgcggTATTCTTTCTTTATGGCCACAGATCTCTTTCTGTTTCccatatttttcacaaaaaagctTATTCAGagactctctctcttctttcctcAGCTCCTCATTCTTATATGTACACTGTGTAGAGAACCCTTTACTGTCTCATTCAGCTATTCTCAGCATTCCTAAATTAAATTGCCGTTGTGAGTCTAAATCGAATCTGAATTTTAATGGAATTCAGTTCATGTCTGAATTGTGCATCTAAATTTCTCAACAGATGTATTTGAGTTCGAGTGCAGCCATGTTGGCGATTTTCTATTGGTCGAAGCTGTGGGGTCTGAATTCAATTGGAAGACTATGAAAGCttaaattcaaaatgaatccgtttaagtaattttttaattaagaacaAACCAGTGTTTGTGAGTTTACACTGAGAACAGATCCATCTAAGTGAGTCCGAATTGAAAGCCAACGTACATAGAGGAGTCTGAATTGAGAACAAATGTACTTAAGCGAGTCTAAACTGAGAACAAATCTATGTAGGCTACTGTCAATCGAGAACAAATCTATGTAGGCGAGTCTGAATTTAGAACAAATCTGCGTAGCCGAGGCCGAATTGAGAACAAATAGTCGTGGGCGGGCTTgaattgaaaacaaatatttgtagGCGGTCCTAAACTGAGAACAAATTTACATTGGCAAGTCTGAACTGAGAAAAAGAGCCTTTTAAAAGTAGTTGGAATTTGATTAAATGccatatttaaaacagcataCATTTTGGTCTGTTAATATGTTTTTGAGATTCTGAGTTTGAGATcatttaaataagaatttttGAGCTTCTTGGAGGAGGAACTCATGAAAGCATCATCTAACAGAGAAGGCTGTTACCgttgtgtaaaaaaaaggtTGCAGAGCCATGCTGCTTATGCGTGTTCTGGCTGAAATTCTCTTCATGCCATACcactgatctgatctgatgtCAGAAATATGGCCGAAGCTTTTCCCGGCTTATCCCACCAAAGGAGCTGGCAGTCAGTGTCAATGCCAGACAGCGCCAGAATCCATGCAAGAGctgattttgttatttaattaacaaattatcAAGAATAATTCTGTGCCATAACCCGGTGCCTTTGAAAGCtctgtgtgtgtagatgttCATTTCTGGAATTAGGCAATTAATTGAGTTGTAGATCCAGCTGCCGCTGCCACCTGTGTGTGTCGGTGTTTGTTATTGTGTGAGCATATGTGGGTGGTTACCCAGagatttgggatttttttttctgactacAGTCACACAGGGAACATGAGGATTTTAGGTGACTTACAGTTCCATCTCCCATTGTTCACTGCAATGCCGTGAAGTCAGAAAACCCCATGACTGGATGGTACTAAAGGATTACAATTCCATGTGTGCTGTCCCGTATTTGGATTGGCGTGAGCTGGCCGCAGCTGTTTGCCCAGACTGATAGCTTTGTGTAGTCATATAAATCTGCCAAGGTGGACATGTTCTCACATCCTTATGACAGCTTTGCACGCTTGGGTGAGTTTCGGCAAAATGTACCTGTACAAGGCAGCTTGCAGCGACATTCACGTCCCTAGGCAGAGAAGTGCTCAGCGTTCTGAAAGAACCTCGGGCCACTTGCTCCAGAGACAAGGGACAGGAATGAGCTCACACCACACAGCAGGTTGTCCCCACTGGGAAGGCAGATCCAACTCTGCCCTGGAGCTACAGCAGCTGGGCCGTTTCTTGCAGATACATGGGTACTCTTTGCTGGATTCAGTAGACACCAACACCAAAATGATCTACAGGTACATATTAGTTTTTACGTATtacttaaaagcattttataagACATAGGGTCACGTTTATCCTTGATAAGGTATAACTAGTTGGACAATTAGTCAGTTGTCTAATTGCAATTACAATCACGGATGCCACAATTACAATCATGGCAAATAATCGTTCAAAATCCACTTATGTTATTCTGTGTGctaagatgtgtttttttctttctacagCTTATCTTAAGGCTTTTTCCgttgtattcattttagttttattataatattaataataccaTTCAtagtattgcttttttttttaaagattaaaccagttgaatgtataattaatatttgacaCTTAATAGAAAAGCATTATGGTTTTTCATATGGCATGCAGTTGCTTCAAGCAATAGTAAAAACATCATTCAGTGTGAACTGTGATAATCATAACTAATAATCGCAAGTGCAATTTCAAGGCAATAATGCACaggtataaaatatttcataatctaTAAATAATGACTAGTTTGTTTAAAGGCTTTTTGATCGAGGCAGAACTTTATGTACTATATATTCTCCTACATTATGAACAAggatacattttgtttatttaaaaatgcagttatattgtaaaaataattactatttcataaattatagttctgtttgaatatgctgtctttgaataatattcaatctttaatatttaaataatcccccaaaaatatttctgtacagaATTAGAATTTGATTACTCAAGCACCTTCCTGATTTTATAAATGGCCCATTTATATACATTGGTTTGCTTTGTAGTATGTTTTTGAACCGTTATCAGTTGCggtttgtaatattaatttacttgCACACTtatcatacaaaataaattacacgACCCATAACGGCTTACACAAGAAAATTAGCAAATTAAATGAGCCATGAATTCGTTAtctgtttgaataaatgaaGCAGTTGGGATTTACAGTAATAGAGTTCACAAAGCAGGAAAAACCAGGACAAAGTGTTTAACCGAGATTCAGAATATTCAAAACAGGTTTTCAAAAGCATGTTTGCTGCTATTCAATTACATTCTTGACATGTTTATTGTATATGTAGACACGTTGCATTTTTAGAGCATGTCTTTTTGGAATGAAAAGCCAAGAAGCAATACTGTATAATCGGTGCGTGAAAGCATGTGTCAGAGATCAAAGGTTTTGTTCATGAGTAGAAACACCAGTATGAGTCAGAAGTGTTATTCTAGCCATCGAAGGAGGGGCTACCGCTGGGTAAAATAAAGCTATTAGCTCTGATTAGCAGCCAGCTTCATCTGCTTTGACTCACActgtttttttatgctaatgACTAGCAATACAACTAATCCCATATGACAGCTGGGATTATTCTGAggggaaagagggagagagatgagAGTTAGGTACATAGCCGTGCAGAAGGAAAAGGTCATTATGTagacaaaatgtaaatctgtTCTTACATAATCCTGTAATATTTGATGAAGAGGTGAAAAGCATATATTATCAATTATGGGGGTTCTGTACAACTAATTGTCATGGCCAGTGACTGACAGATTCATACATGACATGCTGAGGCCTGTTACTAATGTGTGTCCAGCAATCCAAAATAATACTCTACTAGTCTGCTTTTTGAcattaaaggcacagttcaccaaaaaatgaaaattctgtcaccgCGTACCTTTAAGTTGATCCAAACCTGTTAGTGTTTACATCTGTTGAACAAAATAGAAGTTCTGAAAAGCCCATGGTCATGGTGACTAGAATATTTTTACCCCCAcattatgaaaaacaaaatcagtcAGCAATTTCGTCCTGagcaaattatgaattatgaccCTATGATTTTAGGGTGAGGTCTTTAACACATGACTGCAAGTTAACTTTCCTGAAATGAGtcatgtattaataattaattattatttaaattgtttatatatttatttttaattaagttttttaattatacatttttcagcgTAACTCATTCCTGTATATCACACcgatattaaaatgattgacTTTTAATagattagcatttttaatatgcatgcatTCTAATTTAAATCTTCGAAACTGTATACCATCAGAATGAACTTGAAACTGAGACTTAACCTGAGATTTAAAAAACTAACATAACCAATTTTCTTTGTAATATTAAGTCATATTCAAAATTCTACATATATTTgtactttattaattattctacttatatatttttcccAATTATGTGCGTGCAATGTGTCTGTATCGTAAAATAAAGCCTTTACCTGTTGAAATGtagttaaataaagtttataacAGCGAAGAACTTTTAAGAAGagttacacattttaatatcagcCAACCAAACTTGGTTCAAAAGGCTAAATGGTGCCCCAGCTCCAGCGCCAGTGGTTGTATCTATCACATTTCACTATCATCTACTGCAGCCCACATCagatttaattgtgtttttaaatcagtgcaTTTCTCGACCGTTCTTCGGAAGGAGAAACTTATTATAATGTTATCTGGATAAACTAAGACGTTTAAAATGAGGGAGAGATGTCCTCGGAGGGCTCTTGCAGAAACCATGTTTGACTAAACTAATTTCCTGTTAGAGCTCTTTATTTGGACGAGAGCGTAATAAAGTGGGTGATCTCTGACTGAGTCTCATTATCAGGGGGACGTTTAGAGAGATCTTTGTCTCAGGGTGCCAGAATAGTTTTTCCATCAGGGGACGCCAAAGTGTGACAGTCTCAGATTAAGCTCTCTTAAATGACACACTTCCACTCAGTTAAGACTGTCAGAGAGAGTTGGGCTGTGTAGAGATGGTCCTGGAGGGAGTTTCGCTCCTACAACTTTGTGGGATTTCAGTCCTAGTCTGTTTGGTTTGAGGTCGTCTATATGTGTACTTTGTAacgttgaaatattttaaatgcaaaaatcacaaaaaatgtttctacATTCCTACATTCTACATTTTACAGCAAAGCCACAGCAGAATCATAACAACAAGAAGTGCTTTTGTTAATGAACTAATTGCTTGCATGAATTATTTAGTGACTCACTGATAAGGACAGTCACTTGTTTAATTGCTAAATGAATCACTGTTCTCGAACGAAGCGTTCAAGTGAATGATTTTATTACTCAGTCATAAAGGCAGTTACTTATTtggttattgtttgttttgatattatttatttactcttatagttttaataacctttttttaaattttctgttttccttttcattatttatttagtttttatcatttaggcgttttatttttgtttctgttttttagtTTGAATAATATGAATTCTTATTGTGCTTCATATAAACTTGTACTTGTTTCAGTTAACTATTCATAGAAATCTgattctaaaaatgtatattttcatttcagcttatatatatatatatat
Encoded proteins:
- the dnaaf6 gene encoding protein PIH1D3, producing MIEMEGLASVNDLQALSVLLSPNNEDEEEDLQQVKPVARMGPGHIGSPAAPSGKNNKEGSTAYVKKNSKNIWDEDEVTEGAHFDDLTDPRPQPEYEIVLKQSVGTEDLFLGLSRKDPSSMCCDSMLVRVKLPDTKVSDLVLDVRETFLDLRTPKYKLGLHLPHPVHKQEGNARFIVEREELEITLPMNRPLDCINLT